A single window of Syntrophus aciditrophicus SB DNA harbors:
- a CDS encoding radical SAM protein: MKLKEKIARLEKILECCTLCPRHCRVDRTRMQMGFCHLLDSAVVDCAMPHFGEEPPISGTSGSGTIFFSSCNLRCRYCQNFQISHHVRGKTLDAAALAQIMLSLQEQGCHSIEPVTPTPHLPVLIDALRIAREKGLHLPLVYNCGGYENPEVIRLLEGIVDIYLPDFKYGSDAGAFYFSGIKDYVMHAVGSLREMVRQTGDTLSPDQGIARRGIIIRHLVLPGQTENSFAVLDLIKRHLSTAVPLSIMSQYTPIPAMKDFPPLDRRITAEEYEKVMDYAFHLGFEHFFVQEVNDRNLSPDFNRDAPFDWH, encoded by the coding sequence ATGAAGTTGAAAGAAAAAATCGCCCGGCTTGAGAAAATTCTTGAGTGCTGCACCCTCTGCCCCCGACATTGCCGCGTGGACAGAACCCGGATGCAGATGGGCTTCTGCCATCTGCTCGATTCGGCGGTTGTTGATTGCGCCATGCCCCATTTCGGTGAGGAGCCGCCTATTTCAGGGACTTCCGGGTCGGGAACAATTTTTTTTTCATCCTGCAACCTCCGCTGCCGCTACTGTCAGAATTTTCAAATCAGTCACCATGTTCGCGGAAAGACTCTTGACGCTGCGGCCCTTGCGCAGATCATGCTTTCCCTTCAGGAACAGGGCTGCCATTCCATCGAACCGGTTACCCCGACGCCGCACCTTCCCGTTCTGATTGACGCCCTGCGCATCGCCCGCGAGAAGGGCCTTCACCTTCCTCTGGTATATAACTGCGGCGGCTATGAGAACCCGGAGGTCATCCGTCTTCTGGAAGGTATCGTCGACATCTATCTTCCCGATTTCAAGTACGGCAGTGACGCCGGCGCTTTTTACTTTTCCGGCATAAAAGATTATGTTATGCATGCCGTCGGCTCTCTTCGAGAAATGGTTCGTCAGACAGGAGATACCCTGAGTCCGGACCAGGGCATTGCCCGCAGAGGAATAATCATCCGCCATCTTGTTCTGCCGGGACAAACGGAAAACAGCTTCGCCGTTCTGGATCTGATCAAAAGGCACCTATCCACCGCCGTTCCGCTCAGCATCATGTCCCAGTACACTCCGATACCTGCGATGAAGGATTTTCCTCCCTTGGACAGGCGAATCACCGCGGAAGAATATGAGAAGGTAATGGACTATGCCTTCCATCTCGGTTTTGAACATTTTTTTGTGCAGGAAGTAAATGACCGGAACCTGTCCCCCGATTTTAACCGGGATGCCCCTTTTGACTGGCATTAA
- a CDS encoding glutamate-5-semialdehyde dehydrogenase, with the protein MAIQDEMRQVAEGAREASRTLSRMPTEIKDRALKEMAERLLQQAGWLMQENEKDVAFAKNLGLSPAMIDRLTLKESTIRDMADGILEVASLPDPVGKVTSMWRRPNGLLVGRMRIPLGVIGIIYESRPNVTADAAALCLKSGNAVILRGGSEAIHSNIAIGRLLKDVLKETSLPEAAIQVVETTDREAVYELLQLEEYIDLIIPRGGEDLIRAVVRQSRIPVIKHYKGVCHVFVDADADLEMAAKICLNAKIQRPGVCNAMETLLVHREAAPRFLPELARKLRESHVVIRGCEETCALISDAEQATEADWYREYLDLVLSIRVVGGIEEAMDHIARYGSLHTESIVTNDYANAQRFLNEVNSSTVLVNASTRFSDGFQLGLGAEIGISTTKLHAYGPMGLEELTTTKFIVYGNGQVRT; encoded by the coding sequence ATGGCTATTCAAGATGAAATGAGACAAGTGGCGGAAGGAGCGCGGGAAGCCTCTCGCACACTTTCCCGCATGCCGACGGAAATCAAGGACAGGGCCCTGAAGGAGATGGCTGAACGACTTCTTCAGCAGGCCGGCTGGCTGATGCAGGAAAATGAAAAGGATGTGGCGTTCGCGAAGAATCTGGGTCTCTCTCCCGCCATGATCGACCGGTTGACCTTGAAGGAATCCACGATTCGAGATATGGCCGACGGCATTCTGGAAGTGGCCTCGCTGCCGGATCCCGTGGGGAAGGTGACCTCCATGTGGCGACGGCCCAATGGCCTGCTGGTGGGCCGGATGCGGATTCCCCTGGGGGTGATTGGCATCATCTATGAGTCACGTCCCAATGTGACCGCCGATGCCGCGGCCCTCTGTCTGAAATCGGGGAACGCCGTCATTCTCAGGGGGGGCTCTGAGGCCATTCATTCCAACATCGCCATCGGACGGCTTCTTAAGGATGTTCTGAAAGAGACCTCCCTGCCGGAAGCGGCGATTCAGGTCGTTGAAACAACAGACCGGGAGGCGGTCTACGAGTTACTGCAACTGGAGGAATATATCGACCTGATCATTCCCCGGGGTGGAGAAGACCTCATCCGGGCGGTGGTCCGTCAGTCCCGGATTCCCGTTATCAAACACTATAAAGGCGTGTGCCACGTATTCGTGGACGCGGATGCGGATCTGGAAATGGCGGCTAAGATCTGCCTCAACGCCAAGATTCAGCGTCCCGGAGTCTGCAATGCCATGGAAACCCTGCTTGTTCATCGGGAGGCGGCTCCCCGCTTTCTCCCAGAGCTTGCCCGAAAGCTCAGGGAGAGTCACGTTGTTATCCGGGGGTGTGAAGAAACCTGCGCTCTGATTTCAGATGCTGAACAGGCAACGGAAGCAGACTGGTACAGGGAATACCTTGATCTGGTCCTGTCAATCCGGGTGGTTGGTGGAATTGAAGAGGCAATGGACCATATCGCCCGTTACGGGTCGCTTCACACGGAATCCATTGTTACCAACGACTACGCCAACGCCCAGCGATTCCTCAACGAAGTCAATTCATCCACGGTGCTGGTGAACGCTTCCACGCGGTTCAGTGACGGATTCCAGCTGGGGTTGGGGGCGGAAATCGGAATCAGTACAACAAAGCTTCATGCGTACGGTCCCATGGGACTGGAAGAATTGACCACAACAAAATTCATCGTATACGGGAACGGACAGGTGAGAACATGA
- a CDS encoding GGDEF domain-containing protein → MENTAQKETRITTSIEQEELRGISRSVAEIEWLLLILVLLYHVFGGTDVKDAPSIVLSLVMYAAFVMGFRYARFLKQESRWKLAVETWVMTGFVTWALWHTGKLESPLLNSYLLVIITSALALGKLTTLLELALIGTCFIFLGSHSSINELFSLKYVGALFARFAPFVLVAYITTMFASDIRYGLNKIKLMSETDELTGIYNRRGLAIIADRLFGHTVRYNRPLSLLAIDSDNMKRVNDDYGHKAGDQLLVTLVNTIQAQLRHSDILARQGGDEFVVLLPETPSTGALDVAERIRKAVENTPLVLDGKIVRTTVSIGVASYPSEGHSLDVLLAQADFKMYEAKLGGRNKVVQCSV, encoded by the coding sequence ATGGAAAATACGGCACAAAAAGAAACACGCATCACGACGTCCATAGAACAGGAAGAGCTTCGCGGCATTTCCAGATCTGTGGCGGAAATCGAATGGCTGCTGCTTATCCTTGTTCTGCTGTATCACGTCTTCGGCGGCACCGACGTCAAAGACGCGCCATCCATTGTTCTGTCTCTGGTCATGTATGCAGCCTTTGTCATGGGCTTCCGCTATGCGCGCTTCCTTAAACAGGAATCAAGATGGAAACTCGCGGTGGAAACCTGGGTCATGACCGGGTTTGTCACTTGGGCGCTATGGCATACAGGCAAGCTGGAAAGTCCCCTGTTGAATTCTTATCTGCTGGTGATCATCACCAGTGCGCTGGCCCTGGGCAAGCTGACCACCCTCCTGGAACTGGCCCTGATCGGCACCTGTTTCATTTTTCTCGGAAGTCACTCATCAATTAATGAGCTTTTTTCGCTGAAATATGTCGGCGCCTTGTTTGCCCGATTCGCTCCTTTTGTGCTTGTGGCGTACATCACCACCATGTTCGCGTCCGATATCCGCTATGGCCTCAACAAGATCAAACTGATGTCGGAAACAGACGAGCTGACGGGGATATACAATCGTCGCGGCCTGGCCATCATCGCCGACCGGCTGTTCGGCCACACAGTGCGTTACAACCGCCCTCTGAGTCTGCTCGCCATTGACAGCGATAACATGAAACGAGTCAACGACGACTACGGCCACAAGGCCGGTGATCAGCTTCTTGTTACGCTGGTGAATACAATCCAGGCTCAACTGCGACATTCCGACATTCTGGCCCGTCAAGGCGGCGACGAATTCGTCGTTTTACTCCCCGAAACGCCATCGACCGGCGCCCTTGACGTCGCTGAACGAATCCGCAAAGCCGTAGAGAATACCCCCCTCGTACTGGATGGCAAAATTGTCCGCACGACGGTCAGCATAGGCGTAGCTTCCTACCCGTCCGAGGGGCACAGCCTCGACGTGCTGCTTGCTCAGGCAGACTTCAAGATGTATGAGGCTAAACTTGGCGGCAGAAACAAGGTTGTGCAGTGTTCCGTCTGA
- a CDS encoding pirin family protein, translating to MTITRKIHRVFRSRPIIQGAGVHLMQAFGHREIPLFDPFLLLDDFRSDNPDHYSKGFPWHPHRGIETITYVLRGDVEHRDSMGNQGRITSGDVQWMTAGSGIIHQEMPQGDSKGILEGFQLWANLPAADKMMSPRYRDVKASQIPIIKQDNGVTIRIICGSVNDTRGPVTGIVIDPEYIDVTVPAKTTFSHPTKPGHKVFAYVIFGKGYFCMEKKPFAYEAEGNNDYDLNSNPYLENESLVLFEDGEQVQISTEDEPVRFLLISGKPIGEPIAWRGPIVMNTGEELRIAFDELEKGTFIKQDKP from the coding sequence ATGACAATAACGAGAAAAATTCACAGAGTATTCAGGAGCAGACCCATCATCCAGGGTGCGGGGGTTCATCTGATGCAGGCATTTGGTCACAGGGAAATCCCTCTGTTTGACCCCTTTTTACTTCTTGATGATTTTCGCTCCGATAACCCGGACCATTATTCAAAAGGATTTCCATGGCATCCGCATCGTGGCATTGAGACGATCACTTATGTACTGCGGGGCGATGTCGAGCACCGGGACAGCATGGGAAATCAGGGGCGCATCACATCCGGAGATGTTCAGTGGATGACAGCGGGAAGCGGGATCATACATCAGGAAATGCCTCAGGGTGATTCAAAGGGCATTCTGGAAGGCTTCCAACTCTGGGCTAATCTCCCAGCCGCAGACAAGATGATGTCGCCCCGCTACAGGGATGTCAAGGCGAGCCAGATTCCGATCATTAAGCAGGATAATGGAGTAACAATCAGGATCATCTGCGGTAGCGTAAACGACACAAGAGGACCGGTAACGGGCATAGTCATCGATCCGGAATATATTGACGTCACCGTACCGGCAAAGACTACTTTTTCCCATCCTACAAAGCCCGGACACAAAGTATTTGCCTATGTTATTTTCGGGAAAGGATATTTTTGCATGGAAAAGAAGCCATTCGCTTACGAGGCGGAAGGGAATAATGATTATGATCTGAATTCAAATCCTTATCTGGAAAACGAATCTTTAGTCCTTTTTGAAGACGGTGAACAGGTTCAGATATCAACAGAAGATGAACCGGTCCGATTTCTTCTCATTTCCGGAAAACCCATCGGAGAGCCTATTGCCTGGAGAGGGCCGATCGTCATGAATACCGGGGAAGAACTCCGCATCGCCTTTGATGAACTCGAGAAGGGAACGTTCATAAAGCAGGACAAACCATGA
- the nadD gene encoding nicotinate-nucleotide adenylyltransferase encodes MKWGLLGGTFDPIHMGHLRCAEEIREIFDLNRIIFIPASHPPHKLDAAVTSFYHREQMVRLAIEGNPSFSFSDVENLRAGKSYSIETVEYFLNKYLKSIEIYFILGQDAFQAIQTWKDWQKLLLLCNFSVLTRPGYESMGLSGILPEEFARQFIYDEAADGYRGPSGHLIYFRQVTFLDISSSDIRARVKNGKSITYLTPDSVRHYIKKNKLYSTE; translated from the coding sequence ATGAAGTGGGGACTGCTGGGGGGTACCTTTGACCCGATTCATATGGGTCATCTTCGCTGTGCCGAAGAAATTCGAGAAATCTTCGATTTGAACCGGATCATTTTTATCCCGGCATCCCACCCGCCTCACAAGCTCGATGCGGCGGTTACCTCTTTTTATCATCGGGAGCAAATGGTCCGTCTTGCCATTGAAGGCAACCCCTCTTTTTCATTTTCCGATGTGGAGAATTTACGGGCTGGGAAGTCCTATTCGATTGAAACCGTAGAATATTTCCTCAACAAATATCTCAAGTCGATCGAGATCTACTTCATTCTCGGGCAGGATGCCTTTCAGGCCATTCAGACCTGGAAGGACTGGCAAAAACTCCTGCTTTTATGCAACTTCTCCGTTCTCACTCGACCGGGATACGAAAGCATGGGGCTTTCGGGAATTCTGCCGGAGGAGTTTGCGAGGCAGTTCATTTATGACGAGGCTGCTGACGGATATCGAGGACCATCCGGCCACCTCATCTACTTCCGTCAGGTCACCTTTCTGGATATTTCATCATCGGACATCCGAGCCAGGGTAAAAAATGGAAAATCCATCACCTATCTGACGCCGGATTCTGTCCGGCATTACATAAAGAAAAATAAATTATATTCGACGGAGTAA
- a CDS encoding glycine cleavage system protein R, whose amino-acid sequence MRSYVVFSFMGPDRSGLARQISEFFTARGINIERSRGCVLGGEFGMIILTSGSTDDIERLIKDLDSLREKTGLDIHVRKTKAPLHREVAPSIPYRLVATSIDRPGIIQQICKALHGRGINIDDISTNVDNNPVTGANVFSMVCNFSLPPAVKILDLKTDLNRIGDEYNIDIRFDAVICK is encoded by the coding sequence ATGAGATCCTACGTTGTGTTTTCATTCATGGGGCCGGATCGTTCGGGCCTTGCAAGACAGATTTCGGAATTTTTCACGGCGCGGGGCATCAATATCGAACGATCCCGGGGCTGTGTTCTCGGAGGAGAGTTCGGGATGATTATCCTGACTTCCGGCAGCACGGATGACATAGAAAGGCTCATCAAGGACCTGGACAGCTTACGAGAAAAGACCGGCCTGGACATTCACGTCCGGAAGACCAAAGCTCCGCTTCACCGGGAGGTTGCTCCGTCCATTCCATACAGACTCGTAGCAACCTCCATCGACCGCCCGGGCATCATCCAGCAGATATGCAAGGCCCTCCATGGCAGAGGGATCAATATTGACGACATTTCCACCAACGTGGACAACAACCCGGTCACAGGAGCCAATGTTTTTTCTATGGTCTGCAATTTCTCTCTGCCGCCGGCAGTGAAAATCCTGGATTTAAAAACCGATCTCAACCGTATCGGCGATGAATATAACATTGACATACGTTTCGATGCCGTGATCTGCAAATAA
- a CDS encoding penicillin-binding protein 1A: MAFFLPSSFASSAGAQEFASYPPLPRGFSSIKVFDNKGRYVGRILPEKRYWVSIDQINPFLEKAVLAIEDCRFYEHSGIDIRGIARAVVKDVTKGKIVEGGSTITQQLIKNKYLSARKTFDRKIQEVSLALEYEKKYTKKQILEMYFNEIYYGNGAWGIAQASLLYFDKTPADLTEAECALLAGVPKAPNRYNPFCEASVVGKRRNLVLKRMAELNMITAGKKRRLAAVPITVFKRGEAPYYVTHIKNQLIERYGKEIVDRGGLEVTTAMNIDLQRQAERFLREGIKKLSPDLQGALFCMDPNTGDVLAAVGGVDFAKSAYDRAYVARRQPGSAIKPFIYAAALEKGYTASSILNDRPATYSRGGRDSWTPRNYEGTTQGELTVRQALAHSNNVIAVKLLDAIGVPYFVNFAGRQGLALRAQNDLSLALGTEEVTLASLVQAYTPLTNGGLRAEARTITHVYDRYYRTWTENPPVVVTPVLFPATAYVVTSMLKDVLNYGTAKTLKRFSGERPSAGKTGTTDNYQDAWFIGYTPQLITGIWAGYDKPKPGGKGFTGGAVCAPIWERFMRSALSGKPVVDFPKPESVVSVSVDPMTGFLATPDCPEQREEFYLPGTQPVDYCPMHGGESILPLTPVETLPMEQENAE; this comes from the coding sequence ATGGCGTTTTTCCTGCCTTCGAGTTTTGCATCATCGGCCGGCGCTCAGGAATTTGCTTCTTATCCTCCCCTGCCGCGGGGTTTTTCTTCCATAAAGGTCTTCGACAACAAAGGGCGTTATGTTGGCCGGATACTGCCTGAAAAAAGATACTGGGTCTCCATAGACCAGATAAATCCATTTCTGGAGAAGGCCGTGCTGGCAATTGAAGATTGCCGGTTTTACGAACACTCCGGAATTGATATCCGTGGGATTGCCAGAGCCGTTGTTAAAGATGTCACCAAAGGAAAAATCGTCGAAGGCGGCTCGACCATCACCCAGCAACTTATCAAGAATAAATATCTGTCCGCCAGGAAAACCTTCGACCGGAAAATTCAGGAAGTTTCCCTCGCTCTGGAATATGAAAAAAAATACACGAAGAAACAGATCCTGGAAATGTATTTCAATGAAATTTACTACGGCAACGGGGCTTGGGGAATCGCCCAGGCTTCACTTCTTTATTTCGATAAGACTCCCGCAGATCTGACTGAAGCCGAATGCGCGCTTCTGGCCGGTGTTCCAAAGGCGCCAAATCGCTATAATCCTTTCTGCGAAGCCTCTGTGGTCGGAAAACGCAGGAACCTTGTTCTGAAAAGAATGGCGGAACTGAACATGATTACCGCCGGGAAAAAAAGGAGGCTGGCGGCCGTTCCCATAACGGTTTTCAAGCGAGGAGAAGCGCCTTATTATGTAACTCACATTAAAAATCAACTGATTGAACGGTACGGAAAGGAAATTGTCGACAGAGGCGGACTGGAAGTCACCACAGCCATGAATATTGATTTGCAGAGGCAGGCCGAGCGTTTTCTGCGTGAGGGAATAAAGAAGCTATCCCCGGATCTTCAGGGAGCCCTATTCTGCATGGATCCGAACACCGGGGATGTTCTTGCCGCTGTGGGCGGTGTTGATTTCGCCAAAAGCGCTTATGATCGGGCCTATGTCGCCAGACGCCAGCCCGGCTCCGCCATCAAACCGTTCATTTACGCGGCCGCCTTGGAAAAAGGATATACGGCCTCCAGCATCCTGAACGACAGGCCGGCAACTTACAGCCGGGGGGGGCGGGATAGCTGGACGCCCCGGAATTATGAAGGAACAACACAGGGGGAACTTACTGTTCGACAGGCCCTTGCTCACTCCAACAATGTGATTGCCGTTAAATTGCTCGATGCCATCGGCGTCCCCTATTTCGTGAATTTCGCCGGCAGGCAGGGGCTTGCGCTGCGTGCGCAAAACGACCTGTCCCTGGCTCTGGGAACGGAGGAAGTGACCCTTGCCAGTCTTGTCCAGGCCTACACACCGCTGACCAATGGCGGGTTACGGGCCGAAGCACGGACCATCACCCACGTCTATGACCGGTATTATCGTACTTGGACGGAAAATCCCCCGGTTGTCGTCACGCCGGTACTTTTTCCAGCCACCGCCTATGTTGTCACCTCGATGCTGAAAGACGTCCTGAATTACGGGACGGCCAAGACGCTGAAGCGATTCAGCGGAGAACGCCCCTCCGCGGGAAAGACAGGCACGACCGACAACTATCAGGATGCCTGGTTCATTGGCTATACGCCTCAACTCATAACCGGCATCTGGGCAGGCTATGACAAGCCTAAACCAGGAGGGAAAGGTTTTACCGGGGGGGCAGTCTGCGCTCCGATCTGGGAACGATTCATGCGATCCGCATTATCCGGCAAACCAGTTGTTGATTTCCCGAAACCGGAATCGGTCGTTTCCGTTTCCGTCGACCCCATGACGGGCTTCCTGGCAACTCCCGACTGCCCGGAACAACGGGAAGAATTCTACCTGCCCGGCACCCAGCCGGTGGATTACTGTCCCATGCATGGCGGCGAGTCTATTCTTCCGCTGACTCCAGTAGAGACGCTGCCCATGGAACAGGAAAATGCGGAATAA